From Permianibacter aggregans, a single genomic window includes:
- a CDS encoding methyltransferase domain-containing protein: MSSQDSFAFAWLRSGLQAGVPVLDLRAAEVFRAGHCRDALNIPESELFARRQELPPPNTTLIVIADHPQQAAQALRDWQYPVQIAVAWSVELQSLLAEAGLLAQGQSSVRLWQPSTVLACHLEAIKQTLMQQQLPLRAIDLACGSGRDAVYLALNGFAVTAMDYHTDALQRGVSLASYYPLQVDWQAADIEHESFQLPSAQFSLLHVARFLYRPLLPRLADALMPGGFLLYETFAVGAEKFGSPRNPKYLLQPGELAQVFAELDIIFDRIESLGDGRPVQRFVAQKRVSS; the protein is encoded by the coding sequence GTGTCGTCGCAAGATTCTTTCGCTTTTGCCTGGTTGCGTTCCGGTTTGCAGGCCGGTGTGCCGGTGCTCGACTTGCGCGCAGCGGAGGTATTTCGCGCTGGCCATTGCCGTGATGCCCTGAACATTCCCGAATCGGAGCTGTTTGCCCGTCGTCAGGAATTGCCGCCGCCGAATACGACGCTGATTGTGATTGCCGACCATCCGCAGCAAGCAGCGCAAGCCTTGCGCGATTGGCAGTATCCGGTGCAAATCGCCGTGGCCTGGTCAGTGGAATTGCAAAGCTTGTTGGCTGAAGCGGGCTTGTTGGCGCAAGGTCAATCTTCGGTGCGGTTATGGCAACCCAGCACGGTACTGGCCTGTCATCTCGAGGCGATCAAACAAACCCTGATGCAACAGCAATTGCCGTTGCGAGCGATCGATCTGGCGTGTGGCAGTGGTCGTGACGCGGTTTATCTGGCGCTGAATGGCTTTGCCGTGACCGCCATGGATTATCACACTGATGCTTTGCAACGTGGCGTGTCACTGGCCAGCTATTATCCGTTGCAGGTGGATTGGCAGGCGGCCGATATCGAACACGAATCCTTTCAGTTGCCCAGCGCGCAATTCAGTTTGCTGCATGTCGCGCGTTTTCTGTATCGGCCATTACTACCAAGACTTGCCGATGCACTGATGCCGGGCGGATTTTTACTCTACGAAACCTTTGCTGTCGGCGCCGAAAAATTTGGCAGCCCGCGCAATCCGAAATACTTGTTGCAACCGGGTGAGTTGGCGCAGGTGTTCGCCGAGCTCGACATCATCTTCGATCGCATCGAAAGCCTCGGCGACGGTCGACCTGTGCAGCGCTTTGTTGCGCAAAAGCGGGTGTCGTCATGA
- a CDS encoding general secretion pathway protein GspB — MSYLLDALRKSEQERQQNVPNLHTPIQEWEAGEESESRSPWLIVIAALLAVICLLLALMLWRNQTVNDAAPVPVTAASSAPSASVSTTPAATTPNSEQPIKVREKPSLPVRTGNRVVEKAPVVTANKPAPANASAPEFVIDGPVPRAYELPRDLRSEMPPLTMNSHIYSTDAKSSFVMINGSSIEPGQTLTPDLKLLAITADGAVLEFRGTRFLLPAMSSFEP, encoded by the coding sequence ATGTCGTACTTGCTCGATGCCCTGCGCAAATCCGAACAGGAGCGGCAACAAAATGTGCCGAATCTGCATACGCCGATCCAGGAATGGGAAGCCGGTGAAGAAAGTGAATCACGTTCGCCGTGGCTGATTGTCATTGCTGCGTTATTGGCGGTCATTTGCCTTTTGTTGGCGCTGATGTTGTGGCGTAACCAAACCGTTAATGATGCGGCACCGGTGCCAGTAACGGCGGCGAGCAGCGCACCAAGCGCATCGGTATCGACAACGCCGGCAGCGACGACACCAAACAGTGAGCAACCGATCAAGGTCAGAGAAAAGCCCAGCCTGCCGGTGCGCACTGGAAATCGTGTCGTCGAGAAGGCACCGGTCGTTACCGCCAACAAACCGGCACCCGCAAACGCATCAGCCCCTGAGTTTGTTATCGACGGGCCGGTGCCGCGTGCGTACGAATTGCCGCGCGATCTGCGCAGCGAGATGCCGCCGCTGACGATGAACTCGCATATCTACTCGACCGATGCCAAATCCAGTTTTGTCATGATCAACGGCAGCAGTATCGAGCCGGGACAAACGCTGACGCCGGATTTGAAATTGCTGGCCATCACTGCCGATGGCGCCGTGCTGGAGTTTCGCGGCACGCGCTTCCTTTTACCGGCAATGAGCAGCTTTGAACCTTGA
- a CDS encoding ExeA family protein: MYQGHFGLKESPFSIAPDPRYLYLSARHREALAHLMYGVGAGGGFILLTGEVGTGKTTICRCLLEQLPENVRLAYVLNPRVSAIELLQTLCDELRIALPDAKSSLKALTDVIAERLLEHHRRGLNTVLMIDEAQQMTSEAMEQVRLLTNLETNEKKLLQIILVGQPELLARIAEPELRQLAQRITARFHLLPLNVAEVGAYVNHRLQVAGLAQSPFANKAIRALHKFSEGIPRLINTIGERALLGGFARGRQQIDEKMVQNAAREVLGEIHYLRIAAPAKKRWLPIAASVLIASSVAAVGVVIWPETASRDSAAIKPAATQIEPAPLPIVTGEIAEAPPPSNIEVEQILAGTEPDRRGEMAHKNLMALWQLDFDAYRDGPMCPFAEANAMRCENGFADMLQLLQFNVPVALRLHSDQNGLFWVTMAAKRKDKAVLFVDNLEVEAPLDVVTHYWTGEYQLVWQTPPSYNRPLMQGMSGDAVMWLVSALASHRGEQVGAAKSVFDSEVAEQVKDFQRSKGLIPDGIAGTQTVLALWTAQNPHMPRLQQDGES, translated from the coding sequence ATGTACCAGGGACATTTTGGCCTCAAGGAAAGCCCGTTTTCGATCGCACCGGATCCGCGTTATCTGTACTTGAGTGCGCGTCACCGCGAGGCCCTGGCGCATCTGATGTATGGCGTCGGCGCTGGCGGCGGTTTCATTTTGCTGACCGGTGAAGTCGGTACCGGCAAAACCACGATCTGCCGCTGTCTGCTTGAGCAACTGCCGGAAAACGTGCGCCTGGCTTATGTGCTGAACCCGCGCGTTTCGGCCATTGAGCTGCTGCAAACGCTCTGTGATGAGCTGCGTATCGCGCTGCCGGATGCCAAGAGTAGCCTAAAAGCGCTGACCGATGTTATTGCTGAACGTTTGCTGGAGCATCATCGCCGCGGTTTGAACACCGTGCTGATGATTGACGAAGCCCAGCAAATGACTTCTGAGGCAATGGAACAGGTGCGGCTGCTGACCAACCTGGAAACCAACGAGAAAAAACTGCTGCAGATCATTCTGGTTGGCCAACCAGAATTGCTGGCGCGCATCGCCGAGCCGGAATTGCGTCAGCTGGCGCAGCGCATCACCGCCCGTTTTCATTTGCTGCCTTTGAATGTTGCCGAAGTCGGCGCCTATGTGAATCATCGCTTGCAGGTCGCCGGTCTGGCGCAATCGCCGTTTGCCAACAAAGCCATTCGCGCGTTGCATAAATTCAGCGAAGGTATTCCGCGTTTGATCAACACCATTGGTGAACGCGCGCTACTCGGCGGCTTTGCCCGTGGCCGTCAGCAAATCGATGAGAAAATGGTGCAGAACGCCGCGCGCGAAGTGCTTGGTGAAATTCATTATCTGCGCATTGCCGCGCCGGCGAAAAAACGCTGGTTGCCGATTGCGGCGTCGGTATTGATTGCCTCGTCGGTCGCGGCCGTTGGTGTGGTGATCTGGCCGGAAACGGCCTCGCGTGACAGCGCGGCGATAAAACCGGCAGCAACACAAATCGAACCCGCGCCATTGCCCATTGTCACCGGCGAAATTGCTGAAGCGCCGCCACCGAGCAATATCGAAGTCGAGCAGATCCTTGCCGGCACTGAGCCGGATCGGCGCGGTGAAATGGCGCATAAAAATCTGATGGCGCTGTGGCAACTGGATTTCGATGCTTATCGCGACGGCCCGATGTGCCCGTTCGCCGAAGCCAACGCGATGCGCTGCGAAAATGGTTTTGCCGACATGCTGCAATTGCTGCAATTCAACGTGCCGGTGGCGCTGCGACTGCACAGCGATCAGAACGGTTTGTTCTGGGTGACGATGGCGGCCAAGCGCAAAGACAAAGCGGTGTTGTTTGTCGACAACCTGGAAGTGGAAGCACCGCTCGATGTCGTCACCCATTACTGGACTGGCGAATATCAGCTGGTCTGGCAAACGCCGCCTTCGTACAACCGGCCGTTGATGCAAGGCATGAGCGGCGATGCCGTCATGTGGTTGGTGTCGGCGCTGGCCAGCCACCGCGGTGAGCAGGTTGGCGCCGCAAAATCGGTGTTCGATAGTGAGGTCGCCGAACAGGTCAAAGATTTCCAACGCTCGAAAGGCTTGATACCGGATGGTATTGCCGGCACCCAGACGGTGTTGGCACTATGGACCGCCCAGAATCCCCATATGCCACGTTTGCAACAAGATGGTGAAAGCTAA
- a CDS encoding multifunctional CCA addition/repair protein: protein MKTYLVGGAVRDQLLGRTVKERDYVVVGANPETMKNLGFLPVGKDFPVFLHPETKAEYALARTERKSGSGYHGFKFQVDAEVTLEQDLQRRDLTINAMAEEADGTIIDPYGGRADLENRILRHVSTAFVEDPLRVLRVARFAARYHDLGFTIAPETLALMQQISASGELQALTPERVWLELSKVLAEDRPDVFIEVLREVGALKILLPEIDVLYGVPNPAQWHPEVDTGVHTMMVLRIACDLTDNTRVRFAALVHDLGKGVTPSKFWPSHRGHEEAGVPIIETLCDRLRIPNDFRDLAVLTSRFHLHFHRAFILRPGTVLKVLMQTDALRRPERFQELTIACESDYRGREGWHERAYPQRSYWQEALKTIRAVPVQPLIEQGYTGQHLAEKLSELRAQAIAELRARLAHDSTELA, encoded by the coding sequence ATGAAAACCTATCTCGTTGGCGGCGCCGTCCGCGATCAACTGCTTGGCCGCACGGTCAAGGAGCGCGATTACGTCGTTGTCGGCGCCAATCCGGAAACGATGAAAAACTTGGGCTTCCTGCCGGTCGGCAAGGATTTTCCGGTGTTTTTGCACCCGGAAACCAAGGCCGAATACGCGCTGGCGCGCACTGAGCGAAAATCCGGCAGTGGCTATCACGGCTTTAAATTCCAGGTCGATGCAGAGGTGACGCTGGAGCAGGATTTGCAGCGTCGCGACCTGACCATCAATGCCATGGCCGAAGAAGCAGACGGCACCATTATTGATCCCTACGGCGGCCGCGCGGATCTGGAAAACCGGATATTGCGCCATGTCTCGACGGCCTTTGTCGAAGACCCGCTGCGGGTGTTGCGGGTCGCGCGTTTTGCCGCCCGTTATCATGACTTGGGCTTTACCATCGCGCCGGAAACGCTGGCGCTGATGCAGCAAATCAGCGCTTCCGGCGAGTTGCAAGCGCTGACCCCGGAACGGGTCTGGCTGGAACTCAGCAAGGTGCTGGCCGAAGATCGGCCGGATGTATTCATTGAGGTGTTGCGCGAGGTCGGCGCGCTGAAAATCCTGCTGCCGGAAATCGATGTGCTGTACGGCGTGCCGAACCCTGCGCAGTGGCATCCAGAGGTTGATACTGGCGTACACACGATGATGGTCTTGCGTATTGCCTGCGATCTCACCGACAATACGCGGGTTCGCTTCGCCGCATTGGTGCACGATCTGGGCAAAGGCGTCACGCCATCAAAATTCTGGCCCAGTCACCGCGGACACGAAGAGGCAGGTGTACCGATCATCGAAACCCTCTGTGATCGGTTGCGAATTCCCAACGATTTTCGCGACCTGGCCGTATTAACGTCGCGCTTTCATCTACACTTTCATCGGGCCTTCATCTTGCGGCCCGGTACCGTACTCAAGGTGCTGATGCAGACCGACGCATTGCGGCGTCCGGAACGTTTCCAGGAATTGACCATCGCTTGCGAGAGCGATTACCGCGGCCGAGAAGGCTGGCATGAACGCGCTTACCCACAGCGTTCCTATTGGCAAGAAGCATTGAAAACGATTCGAGCAGTCCCTGTACAACCGCTAATCGAACAGGGCTATACCGGCCAACACTTGGCAGAAAAATTATCTGAGTTACGCGCACAAGCCATTGCGGAATTACGTGCGCGTTTAGCACACGACAGCACGGAGCTGGCATGA
- a CDS encoding tRNA/rRNA methyltransferase yields MKPRKPPPPGQRRDRQQDPNRSQRSQQRSKSPRYDSESLSRSRGLSIHTMDQSVIQSFENSEALTGRRPSNKRGERPGHQGHRRGPGVHNPDPYDDIRAQQRAEGLQRRRQQEDEFEDNVGNRAPGNERHEHRGRGPRPDRSIKVWRPEGEQQANEASPAREQESGERPQRGGRHGRHQQRDRGDRGPRVPGSGLHRSRRRLQRQEEEAVQSVEGAEVAGEKPSNAQRRDETRIHGVNACRAFFDKRKDDLIRVYLTQERSYEFTDVMKHCVDNRLAYHIIPANELSRAAESEHHEGVCFLIRKRVTLQLEEWLATLPKKGSVRTLAMDQVGNSHNIGAVMRTAAHFGVDAVLISAGTPIHNGSAARTAEGGFESLTLVEYRDHIAAMQALRDHGFEIIATAGNGDSELYEQKLPKRAVIFFGEEKEGLAQTLLDGADMRLRIPGSGQVQSLNVSCAAAVVLGEWFRTTRKKTVTAEVAEPVVEA; encoded by the coding sequence ATGAAACCACGCAAACCCCCCCCCCCCGGTCAGCGCCGGGATAGGCAGCAAGATCCCAACCGTTCACAACGCAGTCAACAACGTTCCAAATCCCCTCGCTACGACAGCGAATCCCTTTCCCGCTCCCGCGGCTTGTCGATTCACACGATGGATCAATCGGTCATTCAATCTTTTGAAAACAGCGAAGCGCTGACCGGCCGTCGCCCAAGCAATAAACGCGGCGAACGTCCTGGACATCAGGGTCATCGTCGCGGTCCCGGCGTGCACAATCCGGATCCTTACGACGATATTCGCGCCCAGCAACGCGCCGAAGGTTTGCAGCGTCGCCGTCAACAGGAAGACGAGTTCGAAGACAACGTCGGCAACCGTGCGCCAGGTAACGAACGCCATGAGCACCGCGGTCGCGGCCCACGCCCGGATCGCAGCATTAAAGTCTGGCGTCCGGAAGGCGAACAGCAAGCCAATGAAGCCTCACCGGCACGCGAACAAGAAAGCGGCGAACGGCCACAACGTGGTGGTCGTCATGGTCGTCATCAACAACGTGATCGCGGTGACCGCGGTCCACGCGTGCCAGGCAGCGGTTTGCATCGCTCGCGCCGTCGTTTGCAGCGTCAGGAAGAAGAAGCAGTTCAGAGCGTCGAAGGCGCCGAAGTCGCAGGCGAAAAGCCTTCCAATGCCCAGCGCCGCGACGAAACGAGAATTCACGGCGTCAATGCCTGCCGGGCATTTTTCGACAAGCGCAAGGACGATTTGATCCGTGTGTATTTAACGCAGGAACGCTCCTACGAATTCACCGATGTGATGAAACATTGCGTCGATAATCGTCTGGCTTATCACATCATTCCGGCCAATGAATTATCACGCGCTGCTGAAAGCGAACACCATGAAGGCGTTTGCTTTCTGATTCGCAAACGGGTGACGCTGCAACTGGAAGAATGGCTGGCGACGCTGCCAAAAAAAGGCAGCGTACGCACGCTGGCGATGGACCAGGTCGGCAATTCACACAATATTGGTGCCGTGATGCGCACCGCCGCCCATTTCGGTGTAGATGCGGTGCTGATCAGTGCCGGCACGCCGATTCACAATGGCTCGGCAGCGCGCACCGCCGAAGGCGGTTTTGAATCGCTGACGCTGGTTGAATACCGCGACCATATTGCCGCCATGCAAGCGCTGCGTGACCATGGTTTCGAGATCATCGCGACCGCCGGCAATGGCGACAGCGAACTCTATGAACAGAAACTGCCAAAGCGCGCGGTGATTTTCTTCGGTGAAGAAAAAGAAGGTCTGGCGCAAACGCTGCTCGACGGCGCCGATATGCGCTTGCGCATTCCCGGCAGTGGCCAGGTACAAAGCCTGAACGTCAGTTGCGCCGCGGCCGTTGTGCTCGGCGAATGGTTCCGCACCACGCGCAAGAAAACGGTCACGGCAGAGGTTGCCGAACCGGTAGTCGAAGCTTAA
- a CDS encoding RsmB/NOP family class I SAM-dependent RNA methyltransferase has translation MSAVRFARTRFRQASELLALVLPGQYPADSVIERYFKAHREMGSQDRGFAAETVYGCLRRLGEIRATIQPLIDDMNEERQAPYITAAYLVMAQGWQTKSFADTEFNREAETLVKQIRQFDKTRLSEAERCNLSDTVYQALSTTFTSDDIQRLAQALNQPAPVDLRVNTAKTDRERLQRELGAQGFDCEPTRLSVWGLRRAQRGPLFNTPAFKQGQFELQDEASQLVSWLLAPKPRETIVDFCAGAGGKSLHLSQLMRNRGKVIACDISARRLEQMSPRLRRAGCDNVQLQPLADEHDPILGNWREQADAVLVDAPCSGTGTYRRNPDLKWRSLDLPALNALQASILQSAGRLLKPGGRLVYATCSVLSQENEAIVDQFLADHPQFERVGVDRQYEDSEAILASLQTIDASAAEALRTQGTLRLYPHLHQTDGFFAQRLQRKASA, from the coding sequence ATGAGCGCCGTCCGTTTTGCCCGCACCCGTTTTCGTCAGGCCAGTGAATTGCTGGCGCTGGTGTTGCCAGGTCAATACCCTGCCGATTCCGTTATCGAGCGCTATTTCAAAGCGCACCGGGAAATGGGCAGTCAGGATCGCGGCTTTGCGGCCGAAACGGTTTACGGTTGCTTGCGTCGCTTAGGCGAAATTCGCGCGACGATTCAGCCGTTGATTGACGATATGAACGAGGAACGGCAAGCGCCGTATATCACTGCCGCTTATCTGGTGATGGCGCAAGGCTGGCAAACCAAAAGTTTTGCTGACACCGAGTTCAATCGCGAAGCGGAAACGCTGGTCAAACAGATCCGCCAGTTCGATAAAACCCGCTTGAGTGAAGCTGAACGCTGCAATCTCAGCGATACCGTTTACCAAGCGCTGAGCACAACGTTTACCTCCGATGATATTCAACGATTGGCACAGGCCCTGAACCAGCCGGCCCCGGTCGATTTGCGCGTCAATACCGCCAAAACCGATCGCGAACGCTTGCAGCGTGAACTCGGTGCGCAAGGTTTCGATTGCGAACCGACGCGACTGTCTGTCTGGGGATTGCGTCGGGCTCAGCGCGGGCCGCTGTTCAATACTCCGGCATTCAAGCAAGGCCAATTCGAATTGCAGGACGAAGCCAGCCAACTGGTTTCCTGGCTGCTGGCACCGAAGCCGCGCGAAACGATTGTCGATTTCTGCGCCGGTGCCGGCGGAAAATCACTGCACCTTTCGCAGCTGATGCGCAATCGCGGCAAGGTTATCGCCTGCGACATCTCGGCGCGCCGCTTGGAGCAAATGAGCCCGCGCTTGCGCCGTGCCGGTTGCGATAACGTGCAGTTGCAGCCACTTGCTGACGAGCACGATCCGATCCTTGGCAACTGGCGCGAACAGGCCGATGCGGTGCTGGTCGATGCGCCCTGTTCCGGCACCGGCACCTATCGCCGCAATCCGGATTTGAAATGGCGGTCGCTGGATTTGCCGGCTTTGAATGCACTGCAAGCCTCGATTCTGCAATCCGCCGGTCGTTTGCTGAAACCCGGTGGCCGCTTGGTGTACGCCACCTGTTCGGTGCTGAGCCAGGAAAACGAAGCCATTGTCGATCAATTCCTGGCGGACCATCCACAATTTGAACGCGTCGGCGTTGATCGCCAGTACGAAGACAGCGAGGCGATTCTCGCTTCCTTGCAGACGATTGATGCATCGGCAGCAGAAGCGCTGCGTACGCAAGGAACGCTGCGTCTTTACCCGCATTTGCATCAGACCGATGGCTTCTTTGCCCAACGCTTGCAGCGCAAGGCTTCAGCCTAA
- a CDS encoding glycerol-3-phosphate dehydrogenase/oxidase yields the protein MEATATANAFDADLIVIGAGIHGAAVAREAAARGWSVMVLEQHEQPARETSSRSSKLIHGGLRYLENADIALVHECLREQAILLRTAPHLVKSQRFFIPMVPHMKRPRWQLQIGLWLYWLLGGRRPGQSDSNAHIIDGLNNELISQCLVYRDAQTDDAALTRTVLASAEMMGARVHYSTSPAHIELHQHHVELRLQGAQTQTLRARAIANLSGIWINDVLAKVSPEQPAAKIDLVKGTHIVLPDAPIQGCYYLEAEDQRAVFVMPWRGMRLIGTTEIPCPVNTRQPEPSEPEIDYLLRTHNRYFKTTAKRSDVKDSWAGLRVLPQGEGEAFSRPRESIYLLNRQRQPRLISLLGGKLTSHRATAVSICQHLQAVMPKALWQADTRYQALPLLSC from the coding sequence ATGGAAGCCACTGCCACCGCGAATGCCTTTGATGCTGATTTGATCGTCATTGGCGCCGGCATTCATGGCGCCGCCGTCGCGCGCGAAGCGGCGGCTCGCGGCTGGTCGGTGATGGTGCTCGAACAACATGAACAACCGGCGCGAGAAACCTCATCGCGCTCCAGCAAATTGATTCATGGCGGTTTGCGTTATCTCGAAAATGCCGATATCGCGCTGGTGCATGAATGTCTGCGAGAGCAGGCGATTCTGCTGCGCACAGCGCCGCACCTGGTTAAATCCCAGCGTTTTTTCATCCCGATGGTGCCGCATATGAAGCGGCCACGCTGGCAATTGCAGATCGGACTGTGGCTGTACTGGCTGCTCGGCGGCAGGCGCCCCGGACAAAGCGACAGCAATGCGCATATCATCGATGGCCTGAACAACGAATTGATTTCGCAATGCCTGGTTTATCGCGACGCGCAAACCGACGATGCCGCGCTGACGCGCACGGTGCTGGCCAGCGCCGAAATGATGGGCGCACGCGTGCACTACTCAACCTCACCGGCCCACATCGAATTGCATCAGCACCATGTTGAATTGCGTTTGCAGGGCGCCCAGACGCAAACCTTGCGTGCCCGCGCCATCGCCAATCTCAGTGGTATCTGGATCAACGATGTGCTGGCCAAAGTAAGTCCAGAGCAACCAGCGGCGAAAATCGACCTGGTCAAAGGCACGCATATCGTATTGCCGGACGCGCCAATCCAGGGTTGTTATTACCTGGAAGCCGAAGATCAGCGCGCGGTGTTTGTCATGCCCTGGCGTGGCATGCGTTTGATCGGCACCACCGAAATCCCCTGCCCGGTCAACACCCGGCAGCCGGAACCGAGCGAACCGGAAATCGATTACCTGCTGCGGACCCATAACCGCTATTTCAAAACCACAGCCAAGCGCAGCGATGTCAAAGACAGTTGGGCCGGTTTACGAGTGCTGCCGCAAGGTGAAGGCGAAGCGTTTTCGCGCCCGCGAGAATCGATTTATCTGCTCAATCGACAACGCCAACCGCGCTTGATCAGCCTCCTTGGCGGCAAACTGACTTCGCACCGCGCCACGGCCGTCAGCATCTGCCAACACCTGCAAGCGGTGATGCCGAAAGCACTTTGGCAGGCCGATACCCGATACCAAGCGTTGCCGCTACTTTCTTGCTGA
- the yfbR gene encoding 5'-deoxynucleotidase, with amino-acid sequence MSSPFFAYLARLKFIERWGLKRNSTRENVMEHSYQVAVIAHALAMLRNARYQGTVNPDAIAVAALFHDAHEVFTGDLPSPIKYHSSAIRDAYKAIEADAQQEFLAMLPDDLRAAYAPLVLDERIPSDDHALIKAADVIAAWLKCQAELQAGNQEFRVAAEDIGNRLEAITLPEVRDFMREFAPAFQLTLDEICLRKSKPS; translated from the coding sequence ATGTCCAGTCCGTTTTTTGCTTATCTCGCCCGACTGAAATTTATTGAGCGCTGGGGTTTGAAGCGCAACTCCACCCGCGAAAATGTCATGGAGCATTCCTATCAAGTCGCGGTGATTGCCCACGCGCTGGCGATGCTGCGCAATGCCCGTTATCAGGGCACGGTCAATCCGGATGCAATAGCCGTTGCGGCGCTGTTCCATGACGCCCACGAAGTGTTCACCGGTGATTTGCCCTCACCGATCAAGTATCACTCCAGCGCGATTCGCGACGCCTATAAAGCCATTGAGGCCGACGCACAACAGGAATTCCTGGCGATGCTGCCGGATGATTTGCGTGCCGCTTACGCGCCGCTGGTGCTCGATGAACGCATCCCGAGCGATGATCACGCCTTGATCAAAGCCGCCGATGTCATTGCCGCCTGGTTGAAGTGCCAAGCCGAGCTGCAAGCCGGCAATCAGGAATTCCGGGTCGCCGCCGAAGACATCGGCAATCGACTGGAGGCGATTACGCTGCCGGAAGTGCGTGACTTCATGCGCGAGTTTGCACCAGCCTTTCAATTGACCCTGGATGAGATCTGTTTGCGTAAATCCAAGCCATCCTGA
- a CDS encoding Dps family protein, whose product MKIDIGMSDAQRQKIADGLSRLLADSYTLYLKTHNYHWNVTGPMFNTLHTMFETQYTELAIAVDDIAERIRALGFKAPGSYREYAKLTRIEEEEGHPSAEEMLARLVKGQERVVKTARELFPAVDEANDEPTADLLTQRMQIHEKNAWMLRSMLES is encoded by the coding sequence ATGAAGATCGATATTGGAATGTCTGATGCACAGCGTCAGAAAATTGCCGACGGCCTGTCACGCTTGCTGGCCGATAGCTATACGCTTTACCTGAAAACCCATAATTACCACTGGAACGTTACCGGCCCGATGTTCAACACGCTGCATACGATGTTCGAAACTCAGTACACCGAGCTGGCTATCGCCGTCGATGACATCGCTGAGCGTATTCGAGCACTCGGTTTCAAAGCGCCGGGCAGTTATCGCGAATATGCCAAGCTGACCCGCATCGAGGAGGAAGAAGGTCATCCGAGTGCCGAGGAGATGCTGGCACGATTGGTCAAAGGCCAGGAACGGGTGGTGAAAACCGCTCGTGAATTATTCCCGGCTGTCGATGAAGCCAATGATGAACCGACCGCGGATCTGCTGACGCAAAGAATGCAGATCCATGAAAAGAATGCATGGATGCTTCGTTCGATGTTGGAAAGCTAA
- a CDS encoding undecaprenyl-diphosphate phosphatase, with translation MDWWILVLALIQGIVEGLTEFLPVSSTGHLIVSGALIGFTGEKAKVFEVVIQVGAILAIFFEYRQRVWQLTTGVWHDRNEQRFFFNIVISFIPAAVLGVLFASTIKSVLFNPITVAGAFIVGGVIMIWAEKRTHRITVATIDDVRWQDALKVGLAQCLSLIPGTSRSGATIIGALLFGYSRKAATEFSFFLSIPMIFGAAVYDGWKSRELFTMADLPMFAVGFIAAFFSAWLCVRWLLRFISTHTFIPLAWYRIAFGLVILLTAGMGWVDWHAS, from the coding sequence ATGGATTGGTGGATATTGGTGCTCGCGTTGATCCAGGGCATCGTCGAAGGCTTGACGGAGTTTTTGCCGGTATCGAGTACCGGTCATTTGATTGTCTCGGGCGCCTTGATCGGCTTTACCGGTGAAAAAGCCAAAGTGTTCGAGGTGGTCATTCAGGTAGGCGCCATTCTGGCGATTTTCTTTGAGTATCGTCAGCGGGTGTGGCAACTGACCACCGGCGTTTGGCATGACCGCAACGAGCAACGCTTCTTTTTCAATATCGTGATCAGTTTTATCCCGGCGGCAGTGCTCGGTGTTTTGTTCGCCAGTACCATAAAATCGGTATTGTTCAATCCGATTACCGTAGCGGGGGCGTTCATCGTTGGCGGCGTGATCATGATCTGGGCCGAAAAGCGTACGCATCGGATTACCGTCGCGACCATTGACGATGTGCGCTGGCAAGATGCGTTGAAGGTGGGGCTGGCGCAATGCCTGTCATTGATTCCTGGTACCTCACGTTCCGGTGCAACGATCATCGGCGCTTTGTTGTTTGGTTATTCGCGCAAGGCCGCCACCGAGTTTTCCTTCTTCCTGTCGATTCCAATGATCTTCGGCGCCGCCGTTTACGACGGTTGGAAATCGCGCGAGTTGTTCACGATGGCCGACCTGCCAATGTTCGCCGTCGGTTTCATCGCGGCGTTTTTCTCGGCCTGGTTGTGCGTGCGTTGGTTGCTGCGTTTCATTTCCACCCACACCTTCATCCCGTTGGCTTGGTACCGGATTGCGTTTGGCTTGGTCATCTTGCTGACGGCCGGCATGGGCTGGGTGGATTGGCATGCATCCTGA